In the Alkaliphilus oremlandii OhILAs genome, one interval contains:
- a CDS encoding glycyl radical protein produces the protein MSTERIAQLKKSYINTKPSICVERAIAFTNSHKKTEGEAMILRRAKAFKEVCKAVPVTIFDQELIVGTPGIYKRSGFICPEFSWQWVEKEMDDFQNRSQDAYLIGEEQKEILKNDIFPYWVGKSLEEAFLSRIPEETRKIAVDTGIVDNDSKWRSAVGEITPDYQDIIFVKGFGGIRAEAMEKLRKLEPLSAEALEKINFYQAIIESCDGIINLAKRYSKKALEMAEAEKDVKRKEELIRIHQVCKNIPENPPRSFYEAIQMVWFVQLGSILSENSLALNLGRFDQYMYPFYEKDLKDGKIKEEEAQELIEALWLKLSEWVWAISKNTAQYFAGYNSFQNLTVGGRKRDGSDATNTISYMALKASKNVKTHQPGLSVRIHPDSPQEFLIAVCDLIREGTGFPAVHNDRIGSQMLLAAGLSPEDARDWSNCGCVVPHFRKVGEWTSAVNINLAAALEYALNSGKSRITKEQMGLKEENHLGMNSFKDIKDHFYRQLSNLIKHGVISSVIAQQIHTEMVPRPFLSTLVDGCMDKGVDLSKGGAFYNIGPVLTGIGIADVANSLMAIKKLVYEDKKITLNQLNSALNNNWEDQEDLRKEALNCPKYGNDIDEVDQIAVEISDFYNKEIKKYKDYFGVPFNSAFMGISNYIPAGSVIGATPDGRRSGDPLTEGVSPHAGTDLTSPTAAMRSAAKINHDIHTGGTLLNVKLSPELLKTDKSLVNLASLIRAYFELGAFHVQFNVISVDTLRKAQENPEAYRDLLVRVAGYSTQFVNLSKEVQDAIIQRTTYANM, from the coding sequence ATGAGTACTGAGCGTATCGCCCAATTAAAAAAGAGCTATATCAACACCAAGCCATCCATCTGTGTGGAACGAGCAATTGCCTTTACAAACTCCCATAAGAAAACAGAAGGAGAGGCAATGATTCTTAGAAGAGCAAAAGCCTTTAAAGAAGTATGTAAAGCGGTGCCTGTCACCATATTTGATCAGGAATTAATCGTAGGAACCCCAGGCATCTATAAAAGATCGGGCTTTATATGCCCTGAATTTTCATGGCAATGGGTGGAAAAAGAAATGGATGATTTTCAAAATAGAAGTCAAGATGCTTATTTAATCGGCGAAGAACAAAAAGAGATTTTGAAAAATGATATATTTCCATATTGGGTAGGAAAATCCCTAGAGGAAGCATTTTTATCTAGAATCCCAGAGGAAACCAGAAAAATAGCAGTAGATACAGGAATTGTAGACAATGATTCAAAGTGGCGAAGTGCAGTAGGAGAGATTACCCCAGATTATCAGGATATTATCTTTGTCAAAGGCTTTGGTGGAATCAGAGCAGAAGCCATGGAAAAGTTAAGGAAGCTAGAGCCTCTATCAGCGGAAGCTCTAGAGAAAATAAACTTCTATCAAGCCATCATCGAAAGCTGCGACGGTATTATAAATCTTGCTAAAAGATATTCTAAGAAAGCATTGGAAATGGCAGAGGCTGAAAAAGATGTCAAGAGAAAAGAAGAGCTGATAAGGATCCATCAGGTCTGCAAAAATATTCCTGAAAACCCACCAAGATCATTTTACGAGGCGATTCAAATGGTTTGGTTTGTTCAATTAGGCTCTATTTTATCAGAAAATTCACTGGCACTGAATCTAGGGCGCTTCGATCAGTATATGTATCCTTTCTATGAGAAAGATTTAAAAGATGGAAAAATAAAAGAGGAAGAGGCACAGGAATTAATCGAAGCACTTTGGCTCAAATTATCTGAATGGGTATGGGCGATTTCAAAAAATACAGCACAATACTTTGCAGGATACAACTCCTTCCAAAACCTAACGGTAGGTGGAAGAAAGAGAGATGGAAGCGACGCTACCAATACCATTTCATACATGGCATTAAAGGCCAGTAAAAATGTTAAAACCCATCAACCGGGACTCAGCGTAAGGATTCATCCAGATTCACCGCAGGAATTTTTAATTGCTGTATGTGACTTAATCCGAGAAGGAACTGGATTTCCAGCGGTGCACAATGATCGCATCGGCTCTCAAATGCTTTTAGCAGCAGGACTTTCTCCAGAAGATGCTAGAGATTGGAGCAATTGTGGCTGTGTTGTACCTCATTTTAGAAAGGTTGGAGAATGGACATCTGCTGTAAATATCAATCTAGCAGCTGCATTGGAGTATGCATTAAATAGTGGGAAAAGCCGTATTACCAAGGAGCAAATGGGACTAAAAGAAGAGAATCATCTAGGAATGAACTCTTTCAAAGATATCAAAGATCATTTCTATCGACAGCTTTCGAATTTAATCAAGCATGGCGTCATATCCTCTGTGATTGCCCAGCAGATTCATACAGAAATGGTGCCAAGACCGTTCCTATCCACCCTTGTAGATGGTTGTATGGACAAAGGGGTTGACTTGAGCAAAGGTGGTGCTTTTTATAACATCGGACCTGTTCTGACTGGAATCGGTATTGCAGATGTGGCCAACTCCCTGATGGCCATAAAAAAACTAGTGTATGAAGACAAAAAAATAACCCTCAATCAGCTCAATAGTGCCCTGAATAATAATTGGGAGGATCAGGAGGATCTAAGGAAGGAAGCCTTGAACTGTCCAAAGTATGGCAATGACATCGATGAAGTGGATCAAATTGCAGTGGAGATCTCTGATTTCTATAATAAAGAGATTAAAAAATATAAAGATTACTTTGGTGTACCATTCAACTCTGCATTTATGGGTATTTCAAACTATATTCCAGCAGGTAGCGTTATCGGTGCAACACCGGATGGTAGAAGATCTGGGGACCCATTAACAGAAGGTGTATCCCCTCATGCAGGAACAGACCTTACAAGCCCTACAGCCGCCATGAGGTCTGCAGCAAAGATCAACCACGATATTCATACGGGAGGAACACTTTTAAATGTGAAGCTTTCTCCAGAATTATTAAAAACAGATAAGAGCTTAGTGAACTTGGCTTCTCTGATTCGTGCTTATTTCGAGCTGGGGGCCTTCCATGTTCAATTCAATGTAATATCCGTAGATACCTTAAGGAAGGCGCAGGAAAATCCAGAGGCTTATAGAGACTTGCTTGTAAGAGTAGCAGGATATAGCACGCAGTTTGTGAACCTGTCGAAGGAAGTACAGGATGCCATTATCCAGCGAACAACCTATGCAAATATGTAG
- a CDS encoding GntR family transcriptional regulator: MTTTNGFIENRLSRNKTLPDRIADKLRDAIINGQLKGGQQLKQDEIAKSFNASMIPVREALRILEAQGLVKFYANKGAVVNKFSVEEIEEIFDIRIMLEKGALELSINQLTEEELNYAEHLLKKMDALDEEEYLSDLNLKFHNVLYGAGKKEMLLELIREMHTKVERYMRIYLINLSSHPVSQEEHYMLLEACRNKDLDSAVEILTEHMSRAKRFLIEFLKSKSE; the protein is encoded by the coding sequence ATGACAACTACGAATGGATTTATAGAGAATCGATTATCTAGGAATAAAACGCTACCGGATAGGATTGCAGATAAGCTAAGAGATGCTATTATAAATGGGCAATTGAAAGGAGGGCAACAATTAAAGCAGGATGAAATTGCCAAAAGCTTTAATGCAAGTATGATCCCAGTACGAGAAGCATTAAGAATATTGGAGGCACAGGGCCTTGTGAAATTCTATGCAAATAAGGGTGCAGTCGTAAATAAGTTTTCTGTTGAAGAAATAGAAGAAATATTTGACATCAGAATAATGCTTGAAAAGGGTGCCTTAGAACTTTCAATCAATCAACTGACAGAAGAGGAGCTAAACTATGCTGAACATCTTCTTAAAAAAATGGATGCTCTCGACGAAGAAGAGTATCTAAGCGACCTGAATCTAAAGTTTCATAATGTGCTTTATGGCGCTGGTAAAAAAGAAATGTTATTAGAGCTGATCAGAGAAATGCATACGAAAGTAGAACGATATATGCGAATTTATTTAATAAATTTAAGTTCCCATCCGGTATCTCAAGAAGAACATTACATGCTATTAGAAGCATGTCGGAATAAGGACTTGGATTCAGCAGTAGAGATTTTAACGGAACATATGTCCAGGGCTAAAAGATTCCTTATTGAATTTTTAAAAAGTAAAAGTGAATAG